One genomic region from Pararge aegeria chromosome 24, ilParAegt1.1, whole genome shotgun sequence encodes:
- the LOC120634473 gene encoding tubulin alpha chain, whose protein sequence is MRECISVHVGQAGVQIGNACWELYCLEHGIQPDGQMPTDKTIGGGDDSFNTFFSETGAGKHVPRAVFVDLEPTVVDEVRTGTYRQLFHPEQLITGKEDAANNYARGHYTIGKEIVDLVLDRIRKLADQCTGLQGFLIFHSFGGGTGSGFTSLLMERLSVDYGKKSKLEFAIYPAPQVSTAVVEPYNSILTTHTTLEHSDCAFMVDNEAIYDICRRNLDIERPTYTNLNRLIGQIVSSITASLRFDGALNVDLTEFQTNLVPYPRIHFPLVTYAPVISAEKAYHEQLSVSEITNACFEPANQMVKCDPRHGKYMACCMLYRGDVVPKDVNAAIATIKTKRTIQFVDWCPTGFKVGINYQPPTVVPGGDLAKVQRAVCMLSNTTAIAEAWARLDHKFDLMYAKRAFVHWYVGEGMEEGEFSEAREDLAALEKDYEEVGMDSAEGEGEGAEEY, encoded by the exons ATG CGTGAGTGCATCTCAGTACACGTTGGCCAAGCCGGAGTCCAGATCGGAAATGCCTGCTGGGAGCTCTACTGCCTGGAGCACGGCATCCAGCCTGATGGCCAGATGCCCACTGACAAGACCATCGGCGGTGGTGACGACTCCTTCAACACCTTCTTCAGCGAGACTGGCGCTGGCAAGCACGTGCCCCGCGCTGTGTTCGTCGACCTGGAGCCTACAGTAGTAG ATGAGGTCCGCACTGGTACATACAGACAGTTGTTTCATCCAGAACAACTTATCACTGGTAAAGAGGACGCGGCGAATAACTACGCGCGTGGTCACTACACCATCGGAAAGGAAATCGTTGACCTAGTCCTCGACCGCATCCGCAAGCTCGCCGACCAATGTACCGGATTACAGGGATTCCTGATCTTCCACTCCTTCGGTGGAGGTACCGGATCCGGATTCACATCTCTCCTTATGGAACGTCTCTCGGTTGACTACGGAAAGAAGTCCAAACTCGAGTTCGCGATCTACCCAGCTCCCCAAGTCTCAACCGCTGTCGTCGAACCCTACAACTCCATCCTTACTACCCACACCACTTTGGAGCACTCCGACTGCGCATTTATGGTTGACAATGAGGCTATTTATGACATCTGTCGCCGCAACTTGGACATCGAACGCCCAACTTACACCAACCTCAACCGTCTGATTGGTCAGATCGTATCTTCCATCACGGCTTCACTGCGTTTCGACGGCGCCCTCAACGTCGATCTCACAGAGTTCCAGACCAACTTGGTGCCATACCCACGTATCCATTTCCCATTGGTGACTTACGCACCAGTCATCTCCGCCGAGAAGGCTTACCACGAGCAGCTGTCTGTATCTGAAATCACCAACGCTTGCTTCGAGCCAGCCAACCAGATGGTCAAATGTGACCCACGTCACGGAAAGTACATGGCTTGCTGCATGTTGTACCGTGGAGATGTCGTGCCCAAGGACGTCAACGCGGCCATCGCCACGATCAAGACCAAGCGTACCATCCAGTTCGTCGACTGGTGTCCCACCGGTTTCAAAGTTGGTATCAACTACCAGCCACCCACCGTGGTGCCAGGCGGTGACTTAGCCAAGGTCCAGCGCGCTGTATGCATGTTGTCCAACACCACAGCGATCGCCGAGGCGTGGGCCCGTCTCGACCACAAGTTCGACCTCATGTACGCCAAGCGCGCGTTCGTGCACTGGTACGTCGGAGAGGGTATGGAGGAGGGAGAGTTCTCAGAGGCTCGCGAGGACTTGGCTGCCCTCGAGAAGGATTACGAAGAGGTCGGCATGGACTCCGCCGAAGGAGAGGGCGAAGGCGCCGAAGAGTACTAG